TGACCAATCGCCGCGGTGCCCGGCATTACGACGCTATTGAACGGCATAAGCACGGCTTTCACCTTCCCTACACCCTTCTTGACCCTTATTTCTCCAGCATCGGCAACCGCTATTCCGGCCGAGTCGTACCCCCGATACTCAAGATATGACAGTCCCTCTACCACTATTGGGTATGCTTTTCTGTTTGCGGTGCACCCAAAGATCCCACACATGAAGCCAGAGACACGATAACGATAAAACGGTTGTCAAGCGCAGAACCAAATGTCGTTCCGTGCGGAAGTTATGCCGTTCCGAGAGTGCAGAACTAAAATCTAGCTAGTACCTGTCACTACAGACTCTGTGAACTACCACCGACTGAAGGTCGGGTGGCTTCCTGCTTCGACCACTAAGCTTGCCGAGACATTTGGAATACTGTTGAAGTACTCCAGCATCCAGGTAGCGGCCTTCGTGTCCACAGGCGTGGATTCCCTGCGTTCCGCAGGTATCTGCGACCAAATGTTGATCGCAGCGTTCAGGTCCCGGTCTATGACGAGCCCGCAAGTTTCACACTTGTAGACTCTGGCACCGAGCCCCATCTTATTCTTGCTGCTGCACCAGCAACATCCTTGGGTCGTCGGCTCGAACCTGCCCACCACGACCGGAGTGCGCGGCTTGGTCCTCAAGCCGCTCATTATCCCTCCGATCGAGGAAGAGGCTACCCGGCGGCCCCAAAGCCTCTGCCACCCGGCGACGTTATCCTTCTGGGTGGCGACACAGTCGTAGTTGCTGACGATGTAGCTGGTGACCTTCCGCCTCATATCGCGCCTCCTGTTTGTTATCCTCTCGTATTCTCTGTTCAGCTCTGTGTTTGTCTTCATCCAGTTCTTGCCGTAGAGCTTCCTCCTCGACAGCTCCCGATGAAGGCGCCGGACGCGCTTCGTCAACGGGACCACCGCCTCAACGGCGACCCCGTTGGAAAAGACAGCCTGCCTCTTGACGCCGAAGTCGATCCCGATGGCTTTCTCCAGTGGTTCCGAATCAGTGGTTTTCTTCTGGTAGGTGGTCACGTGGACGAAATAATCCCAGTTGCGTCACATCAGGATGGCCGAAGCGAGTTCGGCCCCTTTCGGAATCTGGCCCGCCCCTCTGACTCTGAGCCTTCCGACGTTCTGTATCCTGAGACGGTTCCCGTCCGATATTTCGTACGTCACACCGTGCTGCTTGAGGGGTATCGAGTCCACCCTGCTCTTGAACTTCGGTTTCCCCGCCTTCCTCCCCTTCTTCTTGGTCGCCAAAAGGCCAATGATGTTATCCTTCGCCCTGTCGATGATCTCCTGCCTCATCTGAGACGAGAGGTTCCGTATCTCCCTGTCCTCGAAGCGGTTCTTGACCTTGACCTGCACCGTCGCGGTCTTGTAGTCAGCCTTGAAGATGCCGACAGCAAGAGTATGGTTGTAGAACCACTTTGCCTCGAGGAACAGGCGGTCGAGGGTACCGACTGTCTCCGCAGAGAGGTGTGACCTGTCGACCTTCAACTCGTACGTCTTACATGCCATTGATTTGTGCCGCTGGATTGTCTCCTGCCGCGTCTTCGCTATCCTATCATTCTTGGGCTCGCTCAAATTTCTTCCCCCACTGGTTCTCGATATACTTCTGGATGGCTTCCGAAGAGACGTTGCCAGCAGTCGACAGGAAATACGACCTGGTCCAGAGGGTCGGCATCTTCAGGAGTTCTGGGAATTCCCCCCTCAACGTGTGGGAGCTCCTGCCCTTGAAGCGCTTGACGACTATCTCAGGTTTTGTCTTGGTGTCGGCAGACACAAAGAGGTGGACGTGGTCTGGCATCACTTCCATGGCGATAACCTCCCAGCCGTTGTCTCTGGCGACCTCGCGCAGGACCTCTGACAGCCTCTTTTTCCTCTTGCCAACGAGCAGCTGCCTCCTATAGCGGGGAGCGAAGACGATGTGGTAGTTGACGAGTTGGACGCTGTGCGGCGTGTGTCTGTACTGCATTTAGATACTCTACAGTATATCTAATCACGTCTATTTAACGCCATGTGTCGCCATTCCAGCCATTCATCCCCGGATTAAAATCCGGGGCTTTCTGACGTCATCTCTGTAATGGGTGCCTTGGTTTCCGGAGAAGCACTGGATGCCTTCGACTCAATGCGCTTCACAACCTCAAGGGGATTTTTGATGTTTACCATAGTTGCAGAATACCCATCAGTGGTATTGACCTCAACCGACCCGATCCCGAAGATCCTAGCAGGAAACGGCATAACACCTACAACACTCGCTATGTTGGACCTGTCGATAGATTTCGACTGTTTGAGTGCAAATCCGACGTTGATCTTCACAGTACTGGTATCGACCGCATACGACTGTGTGCAGTATACCACAACATCATTCCAAATGGCTATGGATATGAGACCCAGAAATATGAACCCCAGGAGCATAATGGTTCCATACTGCTCAGTAGCTGGGAGAGGGACAAGATACACAAGCCCAACTGAGAACAGGAGCAATGCTGCGGCTAGTATACCGGCGCTAAAGGCTGCAGGAATGAGAGTAGGCTTTACTACCAATGGGGTTTCTGAAGGCAACGAAAGAAGTACTACTGAAACCTTTTAACGGTTCACGTCTTAAAAGAACACCAGCACTAATCGGTATATGGTCAATGCTCTGGTAGAACTATTTCTTAACACTCCGGCACCATATCTCCTGATGTTCTATGTCATCGTCTACAGGCACGACCTCGGCCGTTATCACCACCCATTCAGGGACCATGATACTCCTCGGGATTGGGTGCTTGTCTTCAGGAAGATAGGTGTAGTCCCCAAAGACCAGCCAGCACAAGCATACGGCACTGACGCATTGAAGATCTTCCCCGTTGTATTCCTTGGTCTGTTCATTTGGTGGCTAGGACCATTCTTGGCATTCGGAGTCTGGTATCAGGCCATAGTTGCCCAGCTGCTATCGGCTATAGTGCTAATGTCAGCCATAACTCGTTCTCTAGGGCCATCTGCCAACATTGCTCGGCGTGACCATATGAGATATCCGAGACTCGGCTCGAGAGTGTTGCATCTTAGGGGAGACACTGAGCCAGGTGAAAAATATGACTGATAGCAAGGGCTCAAGAGAGCCAATCCGCTTCTTCAACGTAAGTCAGAAAGACGCCCACTTAATGTCGATGCCAAAGTACCCAACTGAGCAATCACTCATAGGCGAGCTGATCTATGCAATAGAGAAAGCCGCTCCCAAAGCAGCCTGGGTGCAATTCTCATTCGTTCAGAAAGATCTTACGGCAGAGCTCACAAACCTCAAGCTTGGCATGCAATCCTTCAAAGCCATGGCAGAAACCCCAGTAGAAAAGCTGGACTACGATGGAAACCCCTATCAAGTGAAACACAAAGAGCTTGGAACCGACTTCTATCGACAAGCCGAAGCAAGGATGGGAAAGATAGACACAGCGGCTCCCCTCCCAAAGATACTCATGGCGATACAGGGAATGTGGATAGGAGACGAATCCAACATCTATGACCTTCCATTCTCCCACTGCTACGATGAGATAGACCACCTAGACGAATTCGTGTATAAAGATCCAAGAATGCTGATAGAACTTATAGAACGAAGAATGGTCACCGACATAACCCCTTATTTCAGAAAATACGGAAACTCGAGACTTGAATCCCCATCATTCATAATCACGCCTGAAGAACTTCCTACATTCATACACTTCCCAACCCCTCCGTCATCGAAAGCCATATCAAGCATCAACTGGGGAATGACGGCTGGATCCATAGAAGTAGGCAAAGCCTGGACAGAAGAGGAAGCAAAACCCCAGGAGATCTCACAAATAATGGAAGCTGTAACCCTCCCTAAGCTCGAAGAACCCCTCTCGAAGGAGGCCGCCCCCAGACTGAAGCACCTGTACTCCTCGGTGCAAAGGACATTCGAAATACTCTACGAAAACGGGTCGACAAAACTCGTCCTCACATCGAAATCCGACGCCGACATGTTCCAATACAAGAGCCACCTGGAGTCGATGTACGGTCCCGTCGACCTTACGCCAGCAGAGAAGGTCCCGAATATGGTATACAGATTACCGGTGATAAAAGGAATCCTGGCAGAGCCCATGCCCCACGGAAAGAGTACTGACACCCCCACCCTGAAGACCGAATACAGTATATTCCCCGTTGAGGCCCCCATTAACGAGCCCGCCGCCCTCCCTCAGCCGGCCGGACCGACACTGCTGTCAGAGAAGAAGGACGAACCGGAACCGTCCCAGCCCGCTCAAATCTGATTCCCGTTTTAAGCACCTCCAGCCTCACTACACGTGCCGGAAGCGCTTGATGTCGACGACCTTAGAGGGCATGCATATGTCATAGGTGCAAGCCTTGAGTACAACGAACCCATAATCTACAAGAAGAACGGTGTAGTGAACATAGGAAAGATTGGCGAAGTTGTTGACAGTTACTACGACTCGCCCGAAATTCAAGGAGAACAAAGAACTTCAGACATCGAAGTGGTGACATTTGACAGGATTACGTACGAAGTGGCATGGCGCCCGATACAATACGTTT
This genomic stretch from Nitrososphaerota archaeon harbors:
- a CDS encoding transposase translates to MTTYQKKTTDSEPLEKAIGIDFGVKRQAVFSNGVAVEAVVPLTKRVRRLHRELSRRKLYGKNWMKTNTELNREYERITNRRRDMRRKVTSYIVSNYDCVATQKDNVAGWQRLWGRRVASSSIGGIMSGLRTKPRTPVVVGRFEPTTQGCCWCSSKNKMGLGARVYKCETCGLVIDRDLNAAINIWSQIPAERRESTPVDTKAATWMLEYFNSIPNVSASLVVEAGSHPTFSRW
- a CDS encoding PH domain-containing protein yields the protein MVVKPTLIPAAFSAGILAAALLLFSVGLVYLVPLPATEQYGTIMLLGFIFLGLISIAIWNDVVVYCTQSYAVDTSTVKINVGFALKQSKSIDRSNIASVVGVMPFPARIFGIGSVEVNTTDGYSATMVNIKNPLEVVKRIESKASSASPETKAPITEMTSESPGF
- the tnpA gene encoding IS200/IS605 family transposase: MQYRHTPHSVQLVNYHIVFAPRYRRQLLVGKRKKRLSEVLREVARDNGWEVIAMEVMPDHVHLFVSADTKTKPEIVVKRFKGRSSHTLRGEFPELLKMPTLWTRSYFLSTAGNVSSEAIQKYIENQWGKKFERAQE